The Caballeronia sp. SL2Y3 genome includes a window with the following:
- a CDS encoding GNAT family N-acetyltransferase, producing MNREIEIHVVDSLDDIPADDWNRLAGDNPFVRHGFLSALQETQCAVKRTGWRAHHLILERGGQFAGAMPLYLKSHSRGEYVFDHAWADAFERHGLRYYPKALSAVPFSPVTGPRLIAAEHEDRVLLARGAIELTRRLDISSLHVLFPHAQDIEALTDAGYMLREGVQFHWENLPGDGYASFDAFLATMSHDKRKKVKQDRRRVMEAGVTYTWLRGAQIDERALDFFYDCYENTYREHWNAPYLSREFFGRIHADAPESMLLVIAEADGQRLACALDMIGGDVMYGRYWGTREFISGLHFETCYMQGIAYCIEHRLARFEGGAQGVHKMSRGLLPTPTWSAHWIADERFREAIAEFLDAETEAMDQHIEELEAHTPFRKKG from the coding sequence TTGAATCGCGAGATCGAAATTCATGTGGTCGATTCGCTCGACGACATTCCGGCCGACGACTGGAACCGGCTCGCCGGCGACAATCCGTTCGTGCGGCACGGCTTCTTGTCCGCGTTGCAAGAGACGCAATGCGCGGTCAAGCGCACCGGCTGGCGCGCGCATCATCTGATTCTGGAGCGCGGCGGGCAGTTTGCAGGCGCGATGCCGCTTTATCTGAAGTCGCATTCGCGCGGCGAATACGTGTTCGATCACGCGTGGGCCGACGCGTTCGAGCGGCACGGCCTGCGCTATTACCCGAAGGCGCTGTCGGCGGTGCCGTTTTCGCCGGTGACCGGGCCGCGGCTCATTGCCGCCGAGCACGAGGACCGCGTGCTGCTGGCGCGCGGCGCAATCGAGCTGACGCGCCGGCTCGACATCTCGTCGCTGCACGTTTTGTTTCCGCACGCGCAGGACATCGAGGCGCTCACGGACGCTGGCTACATGCTGCGCGAGGGCGTGCAGTTCCACTGGGAGAATCTGCCCGGCGACGGTTATGCGAGCTTCGACGCATTCCTCGCGACGATGAGCCACGACAAGCGCAAGAAGGTCAAGCAGGATCGCCGCCGCGTGATGGAGGCGGGCGTCACGTACACGTGGCTGCGCGGCGCGCAAATCGACGAGCGCGCGCTCGACTTCTTCTATGACTGCTACGAGAACACGTACCGCGAGCACTGGAACGCGCCGTATCTGTCGCGCGAATTCTTCGGCCGGATTCATGCGGATGCGCCTGAAAGCATGCTGCTCGTGATCGCCGAAGCGGACGGCCAGCGGCTCGCATGCGCGCTCGATATGATCGGCGGCGACGTCATGTATGGCCGCTACTGGGGCACGCGCGAGTTCATCTCGGGGCTGCACTTCGAGACGTGCTACATGCAGGGCATCGCGTATTGCATCGAGCATCGGCTCGCGCGCTTCGAAGGCGGCGCGCAGGGCGTGCACAAGATGTCGCGCGGGCTTCTGCCGACGCCGACGTGGTCCGCGCACTGGATCGCGGACGAGCGGTTCCGCGAAGCCATCGCCGAGTTTCTCGATGCCGAAACCGAAGCGATGGATCAGCACATCGAAGAGCTCGAAGCGCACACGCCGTTCAGAAAGAAGGGCTAG
- the glnK gene encoding P-II family nitrogen regulator, with translation MKRITAIIKPFKLDEVREALAEVGLTGLTVTEVKGFGRQKGHTELYRGAEYVVDFLPKVKIEVVVANDQTDQVIDAIIGAARTGKIGDGKIFVADVERVIRIRTGEENEAAV, from the coding sequence ATGAAACGCATCACCGCCATCATCAAACCGTTCAAGCTCGACGAAGTTCGCGAGGCGCTCGCCGAAGTCGGGCTGACGGGCTTGACGGTCACGGAAGTCAAGGGCTTCGGACGCCAAAAAGGGCACACCGAGCTCTATCGTGGTGCGGAGTACGTGGTGGACTTCCTGCCGAAGGTGAAGATCGAAGTCGTCGTCGCGAACGATCAGACCGATCAGGTCATCGACGCGATCATCGGCGCGGCGCGCACTGGCAAGATCGGCGACGGCAAGATCTTCGTGGCGGACGTCGAGCGCGTGATCCGCATCCGCACCGGCGAGGAGAACGAAGCGGCGGTCTGA
- a CDS encoding NAD(+) synthase, translating into MSKNFFNLYSHDFARVAVAIPNCKVADPAFNAAGTIELAEQAAARGAVLVAFPELGLSAYSCDDLFHQRALLDACKDALQSIVDASKSLKVAMIVGMPLLIEHKLFNCAVVIADGVIRGVVPKSYLPNYGEFYEARQFSPADAATTHTVSLCGQEAPFGASLLFQIKNLPLFRFHVEICEDVWVPIPPSSFAALAGATVLVNLSASNIVVGKSAYRHQLVGQQSARCIAAYLYTSAGEGESTTDLAWDGQGLIYENGEMLAESERFAGESHIIFADVDLERLSRERMRQTTFGRSTQRHADEVAQFRVVEFDLPAPVDGTLPLERRVQRFPYVPADAARRDARCNEVYNIQVQALLQRLRSSGISKVVIGVSGGLDSTHALLVCAKAMDRLGLPRSNILAYTMPGFATSERTLRQARELMEVIGCTAEEIDIRPSCTQMLADIGHPHSEDNQQYDITYENVQAGERTSHLFRLANFHNAIVVGTGDLSELALGWCTYGVGDHMSHYNVNASVPKTLITHLVRWVAESGQIGDAGSDVLENVLATDISPELIPGKASGALEQKTESVIGPYELQDFNLYYTVRFGFAPSKVAFLAFTAWRDREAGAWPEGRNVARNQYGLADIRKNLRIFLDRFFRTSQFKRSCIPNAPKVGSGGSLSPRGDWRAPSDSQATVWLNDLERVPESE; encoded by the coding sequence ATGAGCAAGAACTTCTTCAATCTGTATAGCCACGACTTCGCGCGCGTCGCGGTCGCCATTCCGAACTGCAAGGTCGCCGATCCCGCGTTCAACGCGGCGGGGACCATCGAACTTGCAGAGCAGGCGGCGGCGCGCGGCGCGGTGCTCGTCGCGTTTCCCGAACTGGGATTGTCCGCTTATAGCTGCGACGATCTCTTTCATCAGCGCGCCTTGCTCGACGCCTGCAAAGACGCGCTGCAAAGCATCGTCGATGCATCGAAGTCGCTCAAGGTCGCGATGATCGTCGGCATGCCGCTGCTCATCGAGCACAAGCTCTTCAACTGCGCGGTCGTGATCGCGGATGGCGTCATTCGCGGCGTCGTGCCGAAGAGCTATCTGCCGAACTACGGCGAGTTCTACGAAGCGCGGCAGTTCAGTCCCGCCGATGCCGCGACCACGCATACCGTCTCGCTGTGCGGGCAGGAAGCGCCCTTCGGCGCGTCGCTGCTGTTTCAGATCAAGAACTTGCCGCTTTTCCGCTTTCACGTCGAGATTTGCGAGGACGTGTGGGTGCCCATTCCGCCGTCGTCGTTCGCGGCGCTCGCGGGCGCGACGGTGCTCGTCAATCTGTCGGCGTCGAATATCGTCGTGGGCAAGTCGGCGTATCGGCATCAGCTGGTCGGCCAGCAGTCCGCGCGCTGTATCGCCGCGTATCTCTACACATCGGCGGGCGAGGGCGAATCGACCACGGATCTCGCATGGGACGGGCAGGGCCTGATCTATGAGAACGGCGAGATGCTCGCGGAATCGGAGCGATTCGCGGGCGAGTCGCACATCATCTTTGCCGATGTGGATCTCGAACGCCTCTCGCGCGAACGCATGCGGCAAACCACGTTCGGCCGATCGACGCAGCGGCACGCCGACGAAGTCGCGCAGTTCCGCGTGGTCGAATTCGATTTGCCGGCGCCCGTGGACGGCACCTTGCCGCTCGAACGCCGCGTGCAGCGTTTCCCGTACGTGCCGGCGGATGCCGCCCGCCGCGACGCGCGATGCAACGAGGTCTACAACATCCAGGTGCAGGCGCTGCTGCAACGGCTGCGCTCGTCGGGCATTTCGAAGGTCGTCATCGGTGTGTCCGGCGGACTCGACTCGACGCATGCGCTGCTCGTGTGCGCGAAAGCGATGGACCGCCTCGGCCTGCCGCGCTCGAACATCCTCGCCTACACGATGCCGGGCTTCGCGACGAGCGAGCGCACGCTCAGGCAGGCGCGCGAGTTGATGGAAGTGATCGGCTGCACGGCGGAAGAGATCGACATCCGCCCGAGCTGCACGCAGATGCTCGCCGATATCGGCCATCCGCATAGCGAGGACAATCAGCAATACGACATCACGTACGAGAACGTGCAGGCCGGCGAGCGCACGAGCCATCTTTTCAGGCTCGCAAATTTCCATAACGCGATCGTCGTCGGAACGGGCGATCTGAGCGAGCTTGCGCTCGGATGGTGCACGTACGGCGTGGGCGATCACATGTCGCACTACAACGTCAACGCGAGCGTGCCGAAGACGCTCATCACGCATCTGGTGCGGTGGGTCGCGGAGTCGGGCCAGATCGGCGATGCGGGCAGCGACGTGCTGGAGAACGTCCTCGCCACGGACATCAGCCCCGAGCTCATCCCGGGCAAGGCGAGCGGCGCGCTCGAACAGAAGACGGAGAGCGTGATCGGGCCGTACGAGTTGCAGGACTTCAACCTGTACTACACGGTCCGCTTCGGCTTCGCGCCGTCGAAGGTCGCGTTCCTCGCGTTCACGGCATGGCGCGACCGCGAGGCGGGCGCGTGGCCGGAAGGTCGGAACGTCGCGCGCAATCAGTACGGGCTCGCGGACATTCGCAAGAACCTGCGCATTTTTCTCGACCGGTTCTTCCGCACGAGCCAGTTCAAGCGTTCGTGCATACCGAATGCACCGAAGGTGGGCTCGGGCGGCTCGCTTTCGCCGCGCGGCGACTGGCGCGCGCCGAGCGATTCGCAGGCAACGGTCTGGCTCAACGATCTCGAACGCGTGCCGGAGAGCGAGTGA
- the ppa gene encoding inorganic diphosphatase, which yields MSFNNVPPGRDLPQDFNVIIEIPAQSDPVKYEADKDMGLLVVDRFIGTGMRYPANYGFIPQTLSGDGDPVDVLVITPYPLLAGSVVRARALGMLQMTDESGVDAKLIAVPHDKVCPMTANLKSVDDVPEFLKDQIKHFFEQYKALEKGKWVKVEGWAGIDAAHKEITEGIANYKK from the coding sequence ATGAGCTTCAATAACGTACCTCCCGGCCGTGATCTCCCGCAGGATTTCAACGTCATCATCGAAATTCCCGCGCAAAGCGATCCGGTCAAATACGAAGCGGACAAGGACATGGGCCTGCTCGTCGTCGATCGTTTCATCGGCACCGGCATGCGCTATCCGGCCAACTACGGCTTCATTCCGCAGACGCTGTCGGGCGACGGCGATCCGGTCGACGTGCTCGTCATCACGCCGTATCCGCTGCTCGCGGGTTCGGTCGTGCGCGCGCGCGCGCTCGGCATGCTGCAGATGACCGACGAATCGGGCGTGGACGCCAAGCTCATCGCCGTGCCGCACGACAAGGTCTGCCCGATGACGGCGAACCTCAAGTCCGTGGACGACGTGCCCGAATTCCTGAAGGATCAGATCAAGCACTTCTTCGAGCAGTACAAGGCGCTCGAAAAGGGCAAGTGGGTGAAGGTGGAAGGCTGGGCGGGCATCGACGCCGCGCACAAGGAAATCACGGAAGGCATCGCGAATTACAAGAAGTAA
- a CDS encoding GIY-YIG nuclease family protein → MPWFLYLIECDDGSLYTGIATDVEARFTAHATGKGARYTRAKKPLRVVASFEVAGRSEASRAEYWVKRLPVQQKRALIAGERTLDSVLPRAETG, encoded by the coding sequence ATGCCGTGGTTTCTCTATCTGATCGAATGCGACGACGGTAGTCTCTACACCGGCATCGCGACGGATGTCGAAGCGCGCTTCACCGCGCACGCGACCGGCAAGGGCGCGCGCTATACGCGGGCGAAGAAACCGCTGCGCGTGGTCGCGTCGTTCGAGGTGGCGGGAAGATCGGAGGCATCGCGCGCCGAGTACTGGGTCAAACGCCTGCCGGTGCAGCAGAAGCGCGCGTTGATCGCGGGCGAACGCACGCTGGACTCGGTGCTGCCGCGCGCGGAAACCGGCTGA